The Aminiphilus circumscriptus DSM 16581 genome contains a region encoding:
- the secG gene encoding preprotein translocase subunit SecG yields MKVLLSIFHIVVCVALMGAVLLQQRKTGGFSGIFGGGTQADASGGQWQRFTTLTKLSVVLCAIFMATSLILVFLAG; encoded by the coding sequence GTGAAGGTTCTCCTGAGCATCTTTCATATCGTGGTCTGTGTGGCTCTCATGGGAGCCGTATTGCTGCAGCAGCGAAAAACAGGAGGTTTTTCGGGCATTTTCGGAGGGGGAACACAGGCCGATGCTTCCGGTGGGCAGTGGCAGCGTTTTACGACACTCACCAAGCTGAGTGTCGTTCTGTGCGCTATTTTCATGGCGACCTCTCTGATCCTTGTCTTTCTCGCCGGTTGA
- the rdgB gene encoding RdgB/HAM1 family non-canonical purine NTP pyrophosphatase — MTRRIVFASRNRQKFEEMRFLFQDFPVELLFGGDFSALAVEETGDSYSANALLKARAWAEEVRLPALGDDSGLEVEALAWGPGLLSARVAPSDKERIAWLLERLGGQTTRTARFVAALACFFPEEGCFFLSRGVCTGSIAHVPQGERGFGYDPIFIPDGYEKSFGLLGEDVKARISHRARAVFHMKDMLFNRTVLE; from the coding sequence ATGACCAGGCGCATTGTTTTTGCGAGCCGGAACAGACAGAAATTCGAGGAGATGCGGTTCCTTTTTCAGGATTTTCCCGTGGAACTCCTGTTCGGCGGAGACTTCTCCGCTCTTGCCGTGGAGGAGACAGGGGACAGTTACAGTGCCAACGCCTTGCTGAAAGCCCGGGCTTGGGCGGAAGAGGTCCGTTTGCCCGCTCTTGGGGACGACAGTGGGCTCGAAGTCGAGGCGCTTGCTTGGGGACCGGGGCTTCTCTCGGCGCGGGTCGCCCCTTCCGACAAGGAGCGTATCGCGTGGCTTCTGGAGCGTCTTGGCGGACAGACGACGCGGACTGCGCGATTCGTCGCCGCGTTGGCCTGTTTTTTTCCGGAGGAGGGTTGTTTTTTTCTCTCTCGGGGCGTTTGTACGGGAAGCATCGCGCATGTCCCCCAGGGAGAGCGCGGATTCGGCTACGACCCGATCTTCATCCCAGACGGATACGAAAAGAGTTTCGGACTCTTGGGGGAAGACGTGAAAGCTCGAATTTCCCACAGAGCCAGGGCGGTATTCCACATGAAGGATATGCTTTTCAATCGGACTGTGCTAGAATAA
- the rph gene encoding ribonuclease PH: MFRDDGRGPFDLRVVTIERNVNRYAEGSALISFGETRVLCTASVEEKVPPFLRGSGSGWVTAEYAMLPRATATRTVRDAVRGGVGGRSSEIQRLIGRSLRAGVNLSAMGERTVVVDCDVLQADGGTRTAAITGGFVALVDALRTLRDRGMLAALPLRHFIAAVSAGKVDGALLMDLCYAEDSRADLDCNVVMTEAGEFVEIQGTGETGPFSKNDLQELLVATERSILSLIALQQNALALTTEERVPFRS; the protein is encoded by the coding sequence ATGTTCCGGGATGACGGGAGAGGCCCTTTCGACCTGCGGGTCGTGACGATCGAGAGGAACGTCAACCGCTATGCCGAGGGTTCCGCGCTGATTTCCTTCGGCGAGACGCGTGTTCTCTGTACGGCTTCGGTGGAGGAAAAGGTTCCCCCCTTTCTCCGAGGAAGCGGAAGCGGCTGGGTTACCGCCGAATACGCCATGCTTCCCAGGGCGACTGCGACGCGTACTGTTCGTGATGCCGTCCGTGGCGGCGTTGGAGGGCGGAGCAGCGAGATTCAGCGTCTCATCGGACGCTCTCTGCGCGCCGGAGTGAATCTTTCCGCAATGGGCGAAAGGACTGTCGTCGTGGATTGCGATGTCCTGCAGGCCGATGGCGGAACACGAACGGCGGCGATAACGGGGGGATTCGTCGCACTTGTGGATGCACTTCGAACTCTTCGGGATCGAGGGATGCTTGCCGCTCTTCCGCTGCGCCATTTTATCGCAGCCGTGAGTGCCGGAAAGGTGGACGGTGCCCTGTTGATGGATCTGTGTTACGCTGAAGACAGTCGCGCCGATCTGGACTGCAATGTAGTGATGACGGAGGCCGGAGAATTTGTGGAGATCCAGGGAACCGGTGAGACAGGTCCTTTCTCGAAGAACGACCTTCAGGAACTCCTTGTCGCGACGGAGCGGAGCATCCTGTCGCTCATTGCACTGCAGCAGAACGCTCTCGCCTTGACGACGGAAGAACGGGTGCCTTTTCGTTCATGA
- a CDS encoding GerMN domain-containing protein: MNDREQKWQEEDEEGILLPPPPRRASGGTDHREEAPRKAPWPLRFLAWTSLAVICFGVGYLVASGGLKWIDKKGLLAQRDVVQTPAEVKALMEQDVTSKDVAVRRTVYKAYVMGAEGLAQKEVPLVPGVLEEDLRQVLDVALEPLRGQNGAGDTLRVLHVFRAGDMLYLDVSDAFLTAVKALPSQQGALVMTGLVRTVTEGFPPLSQVRILVNGKEATDRQPVDLTVPWTLAPSS; the protein is encoded by the coding sequence ATGAACGACAGGGAACAGAAATGGCAAGAGGAGGACGAAGAGGGAATTCTGCTTCCCCCCCCGCCCCGTCGGGCTTCGGGAGGAACAGACCATCGCGAGGAGGCGCCGCGGAAAGCCCCTTGGCCGCTTCGTTTTCTCGCATGGACATCTCTTGCGGTTATCTGTTTTGGTGTGGGATATCTCGTGGCCAGCGGGGGGCTGAAATGGATCGACAAGAAAGGCCTCCTGGCACAACGTGACGTCGTGCAGACTCCCGCGGAAGTGAAGGCACTCATGGAGCAGGATGTGACGAGCAAAGACGTGGCCGTGCGCAGAACGGTCTATAAAGCGTACGTGATGGGGGCGGAAGGGCTTGCACAGAAGGAAGTGCCCCTGGTTCCCGGTGTTCTGGAGGAAGACCTGCGACAGGTTCTCGACGTGGCGCTCGAACCGCTTCGCGGGCAGAACGGAGCGGGGGACACGCTGCGTGTTCTGCATGTTTTCCGCGCCGGAGACATGTTGTATCTCGACGTGAGCGATGCATTTCTCACAGCCGTGAAGGCGTTGCCCTCCCAACAGGGGGCTCTCGTCATGACCGGTCTTGTCCGAACCGTTACGGAGGGTTTTCCGCCCCTGTCCCAGGTGCGTATTCTTGTGAACGGCAAGGAAGCGACGGATCGACAGCCCGTGGATCTCACCGTTCCGTGGACTCTCGCTCCGTCGTCGTGA